One segment of Rosa chinensis cultivar Old Blush chromosome 6, RchiOBHm-V2, whole genome shotgun sequence DNA contains the following:
- the LOC112171861 gene encoding 3beta-hydroxysteroid-dehydrogenase/decarboxylase isoform X1, whose product MAGDERWCVVTGGRGFAARHLVLMLIRQNVFRVRIADLGPTVDLEPSESNGVLADALNSGRAQYISIDLRRKDQVLQACQGAEVVFHMAAPNSSINNYQLHHSVNVEGTKNVIDACVEQKVKRLIYTSSPSVVFDGVHGIIDGDESLPYPPKHNDTYSATKAQGEELVIKANGVKGLLTCCIRPSSIFGPGDRLLVPSLIVAARAGKSKFIIGDGNNIYDFTYVENVAHAHICAERALASEGTVAEKAAGQAYFITNMEPIKFWEFMSLILEGLGYERPRIKIPAAVMMPIAHVVEWTFKLFGPYGMKVPQLTPSRIRLLSCTRSFKSSKAQDRIGYTPIISLQEGLKRTIESYPHLRAEHRPKREGPSKASMYLGSGRVADALLWKDKKQTFKALLFFIAIYYNFIASQATVITVISKSLMFASIFVFISGNLPEKILGYKLEKLQSSHFNLSEEMSQQIAGSVASSWNISVKTLKSLGKGNDWILFLKVVLSLLVLSFLGAISLQHSFIIGVSTTFLAFYVYEKQEEKIDAMVLEAFSRGCKLKSNMLRKFSTSKKIE is encoded by the exons ATGGCCGGCGATGAGAGATGGTGCGTCGTCACCGGAGGCCGAGGCTTCGCCGCTCGCCATTTGGTTCTCATGCTCATCCGCCAAAACGTCTTCCGCGTCCGAATCGCCGACCTCGGCCCCACCGTCGATCTCGAACCTTCCGAGTCCAACGGAGTCCTCGCCGATGCTTTGAACTCCGGCCGCGCCCAGTACATTTCCATCGACCTCCGCCGTAAGGatcaagttcttcaag CATGTCAAGGTGCTGAGGTTGTGTTCCACATGGCGGCTCCCAATTCGTCGATCAACAATTACCAGCTCCACCATTCGGTCAATGTGGAAG GAACTAAGAATGTGATTGATGCTTGTGTTGAGCAGAAAGTGAAGAGGCTCATATACACTAGCTCTCCTAGTGTTGTGTTTGATGGGGTTCATGGCATTATTGATGGGGATGAGTCATTGCCATATCCACCTAAG CACAATGATACTTATTCGGCCACCAAAGCGCAAGGAGAAGAGTTGGTAATCAAGGCAAACGGTGTTAAAGGGCTTCTAACCTGCTGCATACGCCCTAGCAGCATTTTCGGACCCGGTGATAGGTTACTTGTTCCATCTTTAATTGTTGCCGCCAGGGCAGGGAAATCCAAG TTCATTATCGGAGATGGCAATAACATTTATGACTTCACGTATGTTGAAAACGTGGCCCATGCCCATATATGTGCAGAACGAGCTCTAGCGTCTGAAGGGACAGTTGCAGAGAAAGCTGCAGGACAG GCATATTTTATAACCAATATGGAACCTATCaagttttgggagtttatgtcACTTATTCTAGAAGGTCTTGGCTATGAAAG ACCAAGAATAAAAATCCCTGCAGCTGTTATGATGCCAATTGCACATGTGGTGGAGTGGACATTTAAGCTTTTTGGTCCATATGGGATGAAGGTTCCACAGTTGACGCCTTCAAGAATTAGACTTCTCTCTTGCACCAGATCTTTTAAATCTTCAAAAGCACAGGATCGAATTGGTTACACGCCCATCATTTCGCTTCAG GAGGGTCTTAAGAGGACAATCGAGTCATACCCACACTTGAGGGCTGAACATCGACCCAAAAGAGAAGGGCCATCTAAAGCTTCTATGTATCTTGGAAGTGGGAGGG TTGCTGATGCATTACTGTGGAAGGACAAAAAACAGACATTCAAGGCACTATTATTTTTTATTGCAATCTACTACAACTTCATTGCATCTCAAGCTACAGTTATTACCGTCATTTCAAAGAGTCTCATGTTCGCATCAATTTTTGTGTTCATCTCTGGCAATTTACCAGAAAAGAT ATTAGGATATAAACTTGAGAAGCTTCAGTCATCACATTTTAACTTATCAGAAGAGATGTCACAACAAATTGCTGGGTCGGTGGCCTCATCATGGAATATATCTGTGAAAACTTTAAAGTCTCTTGGGAAAGGAAATGACTGGATATTGTTTCTTAAG GTGGTTCTATCCTTACTGGTTCTTAGCTTCCTTGGAGCCATTTCACTTCAGCACTCATTTATTATag GAGTTTCCACTACCTTTTTAGCCTTCTATGTGTACGAAAAGcaggaagaaaaaatcgatgccATGGTCCTAGAAGCTTTCTCTCGTGGATGCAAATTGAAGTCCAATATGCTCCGAAAATTCAGTACATCCAAAAAGATTGAGTGA
- the LOC112171861 gene encoding 3beta-hydroxysteroid-dehydrogenase/decarboxylase isoform X2 — MAGDERWCVVTGGRGFAARHLVLMLIRQNVFRVRIADLGPTVDLEPSESNGVLADALNSGRAQYISIDLRRKDQVLQACQGAEVVFHMAAPNSSINNYQLHHSVNVEGTKNVIDACVEQKVKRLIYTSSPSVVFDGVHGIIDGDESLPYPPKHNDTYSATKAQGEELVIKANGVKGLLTCCIRPSSIFGPGDRLLVPSLIVAARAGKSKFIIGDGNNIYDFTYVENVAHAHICAERALASEGTVAEKAAGQAYFITNMEPIKFWEFMSLILEGLGYERPRIKIPAAVMMPIAHVVEWTFKLFGPYGMKVPQLTPSRIRLLSCTRSFKSSKAQDRIGYTPIISLQEGLKRTIESYPHLRAEHRPKREGPSKASMYLGSGRVADALLWKDKKQTFKALLFFIAIYYNFIASQATVITVISKSLMFASIFVFISGNLPEKILGYKLEKLQSSHFNLSEEMSQQIAGSVASSWNISVKTLKSLGKGNDWILFLKEFPLPF, encoded by the exons ATGGCCGGCGATGAGAGATGGTGCGTCGTCACCGGAGGCCGAGGCTTCGCCGCTCGCCATTTGGTTCTCATGCTCATCCGCCAAAACGTCTTCCGCGTCCGAATCGCCGACCTCGGCCCCACCGTCGATCTCGAACCTTCCGAGTCCAACGGAGTCCTCGCCGATGCTTTGAACTCCGGCCGCGCCCAGTACATTTCCATCGACCTCCGCCGTAAGGatcaagttcttcaag CATGTCAAGGTGCTGAGGTTGTGTTCCACATGGCGGCTCCCAATTCGTCGATCAACAATTACCAGCTCCACCATTCGGTCAATGTGGAAG GAACTAAGAATGTGATTGATGCTTGTGTTGAGCAGAAAGTGAAGAGGCTCATATACACTAGCTCTCCTAGTGTTGTGTTTGATGGGGTTCATGGCATTATTGATGGGGATGAGTCATTGCCATATCCACCTAAG CACAATGATACTTATTCGGCCACCAAAGCGCAAGGAGAAGAGTTGGTAATCAAGGCAAACGGTGTTAAAGGGCTTCTAACCTGCTGCATACGCCCTAGCAGCATTTTCGGACCCGGTGATAGGTTACTTGTTCCATCTTTAATTGTTGCCGCCAGGGCAGGGAAATCCAAG TTCATTATCGGAGATGGCAATAACATTTATGACTTCACGTATGTTGAAAACGTGGCCCATGCCCATATATGTGCAGAACGAGCTCTAGCGTCTGAAGGGACAGTTGCAGAGAAAGCTGCAGGACAG GCATATTTTATAACCAATATGGAACCTATCaagttttgggagtttatgtcACTTATTCTAGAAGGTCTTGGCTATGAAAG ACCAAGAATAAAAATCCCTGCAGCTGTTATGATGCCAATTGCACATGTGGTGGAGTGGACATTTAAGCTTTTTGGTCCATATGGGATGAAGGTTCCACAGTTGACGCCTTCAAGAATTAGACTTCTCTCTTGCACCAGATCTTTTAAATCTTCAAAAGCACAGGATCGAATTGGTTACACGCCCATCATTTCGCTTCAG GAGGGTCTTAAGAGGACAATCGAGTCATACCCACACTTGAGGGCTGAACATCGACCCAAAAGAGAAGGGCCATCTAAAGCTTCTATGTATCTTGGAAGTGGGAGGG TTGCTGATGCATTACTGTGGAAGGACAAAAAACAGACATTCAAGGCACTATTATTTTTTATTGCAATCTACTACAACTTCATTGCATCTCAAGCTACAGTTATTACCGTCATTTCAAAGAGTCTCATGTTCGCATCAATTTTTGTGTTCATCTCTGGCAATTTACCAGAAAAGAT ATTAGGATATAAACTTGAGAAGCTTCAGTCATCACATTTTAACTTATCAGAAGAGATGTCACAACAAATTGCTGGGTCGGTGGCCTCATCATGGAATATATCTGTGAAAACTTTAAAGTCTCTTGGGAAAGGAAATGACTGGATATTGTTTCTTAAG GAGTTTCCACTACCTTTTTAG
- the LOC112171862 gene encoding uncharacterized protein LOC112171862: MGGVEVIKSKGCSRLSGGLSSPLPSFKVQKTFGPMSPAANSIGSETVVRSNAPFSGLVICVTGLSKEARKQVMEATERLGGQYSPHLHPQCTHLVVQSFGGRKFEHALKHGSRNGLSIVTIGWFVDSVRKNVRLSESLYSIRSLGQNGIRLDELNRLVGFSGTENSCLPVAAHGTKQLSTIEEPQFSGRESNCNRSSDSTLSGHSMYVDLDISAELRNKVIQAASREGATFLDQWFVGCRASHVVCEGSSSRKYLGHSSNIVTPLWVLKTVKEKYVQRLVYMSADLARQVGMILEDLQNGNADEETTEQNVPEDAQTYRNIANLEKRQKIVNSAKTGVRNRRGLRMQTCQTPMRPITPSSLLDSICWSISEPTSAASIYTETFSSEDVGEHQTSVFFDAKGDGKESEASFANLTRPLKESEKSELIFKNHFLTILFPIDRFAEMGPSSRTFFSNDGFTCLQVLDHIYAYYQESMSVHEIEAAIHTDSKHADRLRSVYASKETAERGYAIFKRIDFLGSRRSFEMLKRVNGDNNSNVYELLIRA; encoded by the exons ATGGGTGGGGTGGAAGTGATAAAGAGCAAGGGTTGTTCTAGATTGTCTGGTGGTTTATCTTCTCCGTTGCCTTCGTTTAAGGTTCAGAAAACTTTTGGGCCAATGTCTCCGGCAGCCAACTCTATTGGGTCAGAGACGGTCGTCCGATCAAACGCACCGTTTTCCGGGCTTGTTATATGCGTTACTGGTTTGTCTAAAG AAGCGAGGAAACAAGTGATGGAAGCAACTGAGAGATTGGGAGGGCAGTATAGCCCTCACTTGCATCCCCAATGTACACATTTGGTGGTCCAA AGCTTTGGTGGTCGCAAATTTGAGCATGCTCTGAAGCATGGATCGAGAAATGGCCTCTCTATTGTTACgattgggtggtttgtggatagTGTTAGGAAGAATG TGAGGCTGAGTGAATCACTCTATAGTATCAGGAGTTTGGGACAGAATGGTATTCGTTTGGATGAGTTGAATAGGCTTGTTGGGTTTTCTGGTACGGAAAATTCTTGTCTGCCTGTTGCTGCTCATGGAACCAAGCAGTTAAGCACGATTGAAGAACCACAATTTTCTGGAAGAGAGTCTAACTGTAATAGAAGTTCTGATTCTACCCTATCCGGTCACTCCATGTATGTCGACTTGGATATATCCGCTGAACTGAGGAACAAG GTTATTCAGGCTGCTAGTAGAGAGGGTGCCACATTCCTGGATCAATGGTTTGTTGGTTGCCGAGCCAGTCATGTGGTGTGTGAAGGGTCTTCCAGCCGTAAATATCTTGGCCACTCTAGCAATATCGTTACA CCACTGTGGGTTTTGAAAACAGTCAAGGAGAAGTATGTGCAAAGGCTTGTGTATATGTCTGCAGACTTGGCCCGGCAAGTTGGTATGATACTTGAAGATTTGCAAAATGGCAATGCAGATGAG GAAACAACTGAGCAAAATGTCCCTGAAGATGCTCAGACTTACAGAAATATAGCAAACCTTGAGAAGAGGCAAAAGATTGTGAATTCTGCTAAAACTGGGGTTAGAAATCGCCGTGGTCTTCGAATGCAG ACCTGTCAAACCCCCATGCGTCCAATAACTCCTAGCAGCCTTCTGGATTCCATTTGCTGGTCAATTTCAGAGCCAACTTCGGCGGCGTCCATCTACACCGAGACTTTCAGTTCTGAAGATGTTGGTGAACATCAAACATCTGTATTCTTTGATGCAAAAGGTGATGGCAAGGAATCAGAAGCTTCATTTGCAAACTTAACTAGACCACTCAAGGAAAG TGAGAAATCGGAACTGATATTTAAAAACCATTTTCTTACCATCCTTTTCCCAATTGACCGATTTGCTGAGATGGGGCCATCCTCCAGAACTTTTTTCAGCAATGATGGGTTTACATGCTTGCAGGTGTTAGATCATATCTATGCATATTACCAG GAGAGCATGTCAGTCCACGAAATAGAGGCTGCAATTCACACAGACTCGAAGCACGCAGATCGGCTTCGATCAGTGTATGCAAGTAAAGAGACAGCAGAACGCGGTTATGCAATTTTCAAACGGATCGACTTTCTAGGGAGTCGCAGAAGTTTTGAAATGTTGAAGCGTGTTAACGGAGACAACAACAGTAATGTATATGAGTTGTTAATCAGAGCCTAA
- the LOC112171864 gene encoding transcription factor MYB1: MGRGPRCSKDGLNKGAWMAAEDKLLLDYIKNHGEGKWSNVAKETGLKRCGKSCRLRWMNYLRPDIKRGSISDDEEELIIRLHKLLGNRWSLIAGRLPGRTDNEIKNYWNSNLAKKMAQAQSSPQSKCNNVIVQQTPDQAQPQQQCSRVSTVVPPRPPTSTIAAASPLHHRTLDDFCNNVAINNTNNLVKAVNSVDSRISSEDVSLSTTATTNTTSDGDDQLGSSPTNFMMDFNSDDHEDFCKILDCDFANLNNAIDGDDEHQGSPVLVLPKQMMDKNIQAADFGSLASFLESDEDWLGNDLNVMLS; the protein is encoded by the exons ATGGGTAGAGGTCCTCGGTGTTCGAAGGATGGACTCAACAAAGGGGCTTGGATGGCAGCCGAAGACAAATTGCTCTTGGATTACATCAAGAACCACGGTGAAGGCAAATGGAGCAATGTTGCCAAAGAAACAG GTCTTAAGAGATGTGGGAAGAGCTGCCGGCTTCGGTGGATGAACTATCTGAGACCAGATATTAAGAGAGGCAGCATttcagatgatgaagaagaactaATCATCAGACTCCATAAGCTCCTAGGCAACAG ATGGTCTCTGATAGCAGGAAGACTTCCCGGGCGAACAGACAATGAAATCAAGAATTACTGGAACTCCAACTTAGCCAAGAAAATGGCACAAGCTCAAAGTTCACCTCAGTCCAAATGCAATAATGTCATTGTCCAGCAAACCCCTGACCAGGCGCAGCCGCAGCAGCAATGCAGTAGGGTCAGCACTGTCGTTCCCCCGCGGCCACCTACTAGTACTATTGCTGCAGCTAGTCCACTTCATCATAGAACCCTTGATGACTTCTGTAATAATGTGGCCATCAATAATACCAACAACTTGGTCAAGGCTGTTAATTCTGTCGACTCACGAATCTCCAGCGAAGATGTTTCACTATCTACAACAGCCACTACTAATACTACTAGCGATGGTGATGATCAGTTAGGAAGTTCGCCAACGAATTTTATGATGGATTTCAACTCTGATGATCACGAGGACTTCTGCAAAATACTGGACTGTGACTTTGCAAATCTGAACAATGCCATTGATGGAGATGATGAGCATCAAGGTAGTCCGGTTTTAGTACTACCAAAGCAGATGATGGACAAGAATATTCAAGCTGCTGATTTTGGGTCCTTGGCTTCATTTCTGGAGTCTGATGAGGATTGGCTTGGGAATGATCTAAATGTCATGTTGAGTTAA